Proteins encoded in a region of the Lemur catta isolate mLemCat1 chromosome 14, mLemCat1.pri, whole genome shotgun sequence genome:
- the CSGALNACT2 gene encoding chondroitin sulfate N-acetylgalactosaminyltransferase 2 isoform X1 gives MPRRGLILQTRTHWLLLGLALLCTLVLFMYLLECAPQTDGNASLPGVVGESYGKEYYQALLQEQEEHYQTRATSLKRQIAQLKQELQEMSEKMRSLQERKNVGANGIGYQGNKEQAPSDLLEFLHSQIDKAEVSIGAKLPSEYGVIPFESFTLMKVFQLEMGLTRHPEEKPVRKDKRDELVEVIEAGLEVINNPDEDDEQDDEEGPLGEKLIFNENDFVEGYYRTERDKGTQYELFFKKADLMEYRHVTLFRPFGPLMKVKSEMIDITRSIINIIVPLAERTEAFAQFMQNFRDVCIHQDKRIHLTVVYFGKEGLSKVKSILESVTSESDFHNYTLVSLNEEFNRGRGLNVGARAWDKGEVLMFFCDVDIYFSAEFLNSCRLNAEPGKKVFYPVVFSLYNPAIVYASQDVPPPVEQQLVHKKDSGFWRDFGFGMTCQYRSDFLTIGGFDMEVKGWGGEDVHLYRKYLHGDLMVIRTPVPGLFHLWHEKRCADELTPEQYRMCIQSKAMNEASHSHLGMLVFREEIETHLHKQAYRTNSEAVG, from the exons ATGCCTAGAAGAGGATTAATTCTTCAGACCCGGACCCACTGGCTGCTGTTGGGCCTTGCTTTGCTCTGCACTTTGGTATTATTTATGTACCTTTTGGAGTGTGCCCCCCAGACTGATGGAAATGCATCTCTTCCTGGTGTTGTTGGGGAAAGTTATGGTAAAGAGTATTATCAAGCCCTCCTACAAGAGCAAGAAGAACATTATCAAACCAGGGCAACCAGTCTGAAACGCCAAATTGCCCAACTAAAACAAGAATTACAAGAAATGAGTGAGAAGATGAGATCAttgcaagagagaaagaatgtaGGGGCTAATGGCATAGGCTATCAAGGCAACAAAGAGCAAGCACCTAGTGATCTTCTAGAGTTTCTTCATTCCCAAATTGACAAAGCTGAAGTTAGCATAGGAGCCAAACTACCCAGTGAGTATGGGGTCATTCCCTTTGAAAGTTTTACCTTAATGAAAGTATTTCAGTTGGAAATGGGTCTCACTCGCCATCCTGAAGAAAAGCCAGTTAGAAAAGACAAGCGAGATGAATTGGTAGAAGTTATTGAAGCTGGCTTGGAGGTCATTAATAATCCTGATGAAGATGATGAACAGGACGATGAGGAGGGTCCCCTTGGAGAGAAACTGATATTTAATGAAAATGACTTCGTAGAAG GTTATTATCGTACCGAGAGAGATAAGGGCACACAGTATGAACTCTTTTTTAAGAAAGCAGACCTTATGGAATATAGACATGTGACCCTCTTCCGCCCTTTTGGACCTCTCATGAAAGTGAAGAGCGAGATGATTGACATTACCAGATcgattattaatataattgtgcCACTTGCTGAAAGAACTGAAGCGTTTGCACAGTTTATGCAGAACTTCAG GGATGTTTGTATTCATCAGGACAAGAGGATTCATCTCACAGTGGTGTATTTTGGTAAAGAAGGACTGTCTAAAGTCAAGTCTATCCTAGAATCTGTCACAAG TGAGTCTGATTTTCACAATTACACCTTGGTCTCACTGAATGAAGAATTTAATCGTGGACGAGGACTAAATGTGGGTGCCCGAGCTTGGGACAAGGGAGAAGTCTTGATGTTTTTCTGTGATGTTGATATATATTTCTCAGCCGAATTCCTTAACAGCTGCCGGTTAAACGCTGAGCCAG gtAAGAAGGTGTTTTACCCTGTGGTGTTCAGTCTTTACAACCCTGCCATCGTTTATGCCAGCCAGGACGTGCCACCCCCTGTGGAGCAGCAACTG gttcaCAAAAAGGATTCTGGCTTTTGGCGAGATTTTGGCTTTGGAATGACTTGTCAATATCGATCAGATTTCCTGACCATTG GTGGATTTGACATGGAAGTAAAAGGTTGGGGTGGAGAAGATGTTCATCTTTATCGAAAATACTTACATGGTGACCTTATGGTGATTCGGACTCCAGTTCCTGGTCTTTTCCACCTCTGGCATGAAAAGCGCTGTGCTGACGAGCTGACCCCTGAGCAGTACCGCATGTGCATTCAGTCCAAAGCCATGAATGAGGCCTCTCACTCCCACCTGGGAATGCTGGTCTTCAGGGAGGAAATAGAGACGCACCTTCATAAACAGGCATACAGGACAAACAGTGAAGCTGTTGGTTGA
- the CSGALNACT2 gene encoding chondroitin sulfate N-acetylgalactosaminyltransferase 2 isoform X5, translated as MEYRHVTLFRPFGPLMKVKSEMIDITRSIINIIVPLAERTEAFAQFMQNFRDVCIHQDKRIHLTVVYFGKEGLSKVKSILESVTSESDFHNYTLVSLNEEFNRGRGLNVGARAWDKGEVLMFFCDVDIYFSAEFLNSCRLNAEPGKKVFYPVVFSLYNPAIVYASQDVPPPVEQQLVHKKDSGFWRDFGFGMTCQYRSDFLTIGGFDMEVKGWGGEDVHLYRKYLHGDLMVIRTPVPGLFHLWHEKRCADELTPEQYRMCIQSKAMNEASHSHLGMLVFREEIETHLHKQAYRTNSEAVG; from the exons ATGGAATATAGACATGTGACCCTCTTCCGCCCTTTTGGACCTCTCATGAAAGTGAAGAGCGAGATGATTGACATTACCAGATcgattattaatataattgtgcCACTTGCTGAAAGAACTGAAGCGTTTGCACAGTTTATGCAGAACTTCAG GGATGTTTGTATTCATCAGGACAAGAGGATTCATCTCACAGTGGTGTATTTTGGTAAAGAAGGACTGTCTAAAGTCAAGTCTATCCTAGAATCTGTCACAAG TGAGTCTGATTTTCACAATTACACCTTGGTCTCACTGAATGAAGAATTTAATCGTGGACGAGGACTAAATGTGGGTGCCCGAGCTTGGGACAAGGGAGAAGTCTTGATGTTTTTCTGTGATGTTGATATATATTTCTCAGCCGAATTCCTTAACAGCTGCCGGTTAAACGCTGAGCCAG gtAAGAAGGTGTTTTACCCTGTGGTGTTCAGTCTTTACAACCCTGCCATCGTTTATGCCAGCCAGGACGTGCCACCCCCTGTGGAGCAGCAACTG gttcaCAAAAAGGATTCTGGCTTTTGGCGAGATTTTGGCTTTGGAATGACTTGTCAATATCGATCAGATTTCCTGACCATTG GTGGATTTGACATGGAAGTAAAAGGTTGGGGTGGAGAAGATGTTCATCTTTATCGAAAATACTTACATGGTGACCTTATGGTGATTCGGACTCCAGTTCCTGGTCTTTTCCACCTCTGGCATGAAAAGCGCTGTGCTGACGAGCTGACCCCTGAGCAGTACCGCATGTGCATTCAGTCCAAAGCCATGAATGAGGCCTCTCACTCCCACCTGGGAATGCTGGTCTTCAGGGAGGAAATAGAGACGCACCTTCATAAACAGGCATACAGGACAAACAGTGAAGCTGTTGGTTGA
- the CSGALNACT2 gene encoding chondroitin sulfate N-acetylgalactosaminyltransferase 2 isoform X2, producing the protein MPRRGLILQTRTHWLLLGLALLCTLVLFMYLLECAPQTDGNASLPGVVGESYGKEYYQALLQEQEEHYQTRATSLKRQIAQLKQELQEMSEKMRSLQERKNVGANGIGYQGNKEQAPSDLLEFLHSQIDKAEVSIGAKLPSEYGVIPFESFTLMKVFQLEMGLTRHPEEKPVRKDKRDELVEVIEAGLEVINNPDEDDEQDDEEGPLGEKLIFNENDFVEGYYRTERDKGTQYELFFKKADLMEYRHVTLFRPFGPLMKVKSEMIDITRSIINIIVPLAERTEAFAQFMQNFRDVCIHQDKRIHLTVVYFGKEGLSKVKSILESVTSESDFHNYTLVSLNEEFNRGRGLNVGARAWDKGEVLMFFCDVDIYFSAEFLNSCRLNAEPGSQKGFWLLARFWLWNDLSISIRFPDHWWI; encoded by the exons ATGCCTAGAAGAGGATTAATTCTTCAGACCCGGACCCACTGGCTGCTGTTGGGCCTTGCTTTGCTCTGCACTTTGGTATTATTTATGTACCTTTTGGAGTGTGCCCCCCAGACTGATGGAAATGCATCTCTTCCTGGTGTTGTTGGGGAAAGTTATGGTAAAGAGTATTATCAAGCCCTCCTACAAGAGCAAGAAGAACATTATCAAACCAGGGCAACCAGTCTGAAACGCCAAATTGCCCAACTAAAACAAGAATTACAAGAAATGAGTGAGAAGATGAGATCAttgcaagagagaaagaatgtaGGGGCTAATGGCATAGGCTATCAAGGCAACAAAGAGCAAGCACCTAGTGATCTTCTAGAGTTTCTTCATTCCCAAATTGACAAAGCTGAAGTTAGCATAGGAGCCAAACTACCCAGTGAGTATGGGGTCATTCCCTTTGAAAGTTTTACCTTAATGAAAGTATTTCAGTTGGAAATGGGTCTCACTCGCCATCCTGAAGAAAAGCCAGTTAGAAAAGACAAGCGAGATGAATTGGTAGAAGTTATTGAAGCTGGCTTGGAGGTCATTAATAATCCTGATGAAGATGATGAACAGGACGATGAGGAGGGTCCCCTTGGAGAGAAACTGATATTTAATGAAAATGACTTCGTAGAAG GTTATTATCGTACCGAGAGAGATAAGGGCACACAGTATGAACTCTTTTTTAAGAAAGCAGACCTTATGGAATATAGACATGTGACCCTCTTCCGCCCTTTTGGACCTCTCATGAAAGTGAAGAGCGAGATGATTGACATTACCAGATcgattattaatataattgtgcCACTTGCTGAAAGAACTGAAGCGTTTGCACAGTTTATGCAGAACTTCAG GGATGTTTGTATTCATCAGGACAAGAGGATTCATCTCACAGTGGTGTATTTTGGTAAAGAAGGACTGTCTAAAGTCAAGTCTATCCTAGAATCTGTCACAAG TGAGTCTGATTTTCACAATTACACCTTGGTCTCACTGAATGAAGAATTTAATCGTGGACGAGGACTAAATGTGGGTGCCCGAGCTTGGGACAAGGGAGAAGTCTTGATGTTTTTCTGTGATGTTGATATATATTTCTCAGCCGAATTCCTTAACAGCTGCCGGTTAAACGCTGAGCCAG gttcaCAAAAAGGATTCTGGCTTTTGGCGAGATTTTGGCTTTGGAATGACTTGTCAATATCGATCAGATTTCCTGACCATTG GTGGATTTGA
- the CSGALNACT2 gene encoding chondroitin sulfate N-acetylgalactosaminyltransferase 2 isoform X4, which produces MPRRGLILQTRTHWLLLGLALLCTLVLFMYLLECAPQTDGNASLPGVVGESYGKEYYQALLQEQEEHYQTRATSLKRQIAQLKQELQEMSEKMRSLQERKNVGANGIGYQGNKEQAPSDLLEFLHSQIDKAEVSIGAKLPSEYGVIPFESFTLMKVFQLEMGLTRHPEEKPVRKDKRDELVEVIEAGLEVINNPDEDDEQDDEEGPLGEKLIFNENDFVEGYYRTERDKGTQYELFFKKADLMEYRHVTLFRPFGPLMKVKSEMIDITRSIINIIVPLAERTEAFAQFMQNFRDVCIHQDKRIHLTVVYFGKEGLSKVKSILESVTRFLRSQRAVATS; this is translated from the exons ATGCCTAGAAGAGGATTAATTCTTCAGACCCGGACCCACTGGCTGCTGTTGGGCCTTGCTTTGCTCTGCACTTTGGTATTATTTATGTACCTTTTGGAGTGTGCCCCCCAGACTGATGGAAATGCATCTCTTCCTGGTGTTGTTGGGGAAAGTTATGGTAAAGAGTATTATCAAGCCCTCCTACAAGAGCAAGAAGAACATTATCAAACCAGGGCAACCAGTCTGAAACGCCAAATTGCCCAACTAAAACAAGAATTACAAGAAATGAGTGAGAAGATGAGATCAttgcaagagagaaagaatgtaGGGGCTAATGGCATAGGCTATCAAGGCAACAAAGAGCAAGCACCTAGTGATCTTCTAGAGTTTCTTCATTCCCAAATTGACAAAGCTGAAGTTAGCATAGGAGCCAAACTACCCAGTGAGTATGGGGTCATTCCCTTTGAAAGTTTTACCTTAATGAAAGTATTTCAGTTGGAAATGGGTCTCACTCGCCATCCTGAAGAAAAGCCAGTTAGAAAAGACAAGCGAGATGAATTGGTAGAAGTTATTGAAGCTGGCTTGGAGGTCATTAATAATCCTGATGAAGATGATGAACAGGACGATGAGGAGGGTCCCCTTGGAGAGAAACTGATATTTAATGAAAATGACTTCGTAGAAG GTTATTATCGTACCGAGAGAGATAAGGGCACACAGTATGAACTCTTTTTTAAGAAAGCAGACCTTATGGAATATAGACATGTGACCCTCTTCCGCCCTTTTGGACCTCTCATGAAAGTGAAGAGCGAGATGATTGACATTACCAGATcgattattaatataattgtgcCACTTGCTGAAAGAACTGAAGCGTTTGCACAGTTTATGCAGAACTTCAG GGATGTTTGTATTCATCAGGACAAGAGGATTCATCTCACAGTGGTGTATTTTGGTAAAGAAGGACTGTCTAAAGTCAAGTCTATCCTAGAATCTGTCACAAG GTTTTTAAGATCCCAAAGGGCAGTGGCCACTTCTTAA
- the CSGALNACT2 gene encoding chondroitin sulfate N-acetylgalactosaminyltransferase 2 isoform X3: MPRRGLILQTRTHWLLLGLALLCTLVLFMYLLECAPQTDGNASLPGVVGESYGKEYYQALLQEQEEHYQTRATSLKRQIAQLKQELQEMSEKMRSLQERKNVGANGIGYQGNKEQAPSDLLEFLHSQIDKAEVSIGAKLPSEYGVIPFESFTLMKVFQLEMGLTRHPEEKPVRKDKRDELVEVIEAGLEVINNPDEDDEQDDEEGPLGEKLIFNENDFVEGYYRTERDKGTQYELFFKKADLMEYRHVTLFRPFGPLMKVKSEMIDITRSIINIIVPLAERTEAFAQFMQNFRDVCIHQDKRIHLTVVYFGKEGLSKVKSILESVTRLASSNGEGYDCWRLWAHIFSALPSERKELSPSSS, translated from the exons ATGCCTAGAAGAGGATTAATTCTTCAGACCCGGACCCACTGGCTGCTGTTGGGCCTTGCTTTGCTCTGCACTTTGGTATTATTTATGTACCTTTTGGAGTGTGCCCCCCAGACTGATGGAAATGCATCTCTTCCTGGTGTTGTTGGGGAAAGTTATGGTAAAGAGTATTATCAAGCCCTCCTACAAGAGCAAGAAGAACATTATCAAACCAGGGCAACCAGTCTGAAACGCCAAATTGCCCAACTAAAACAAGAATTACAAGAAATGAGTGAGAAGATGAGATCAttgcaagagagaaagaatgtaGGGGCTAATGGCATAGGCTATCAAGGCAACAAAGAGCAAGCACCTAGTGATCTTCTAGAGTTTCTTCATTCCCAAATTGACAAAGCTGAAGTTAGCATAGGAGCCAAACTACCCAGTGAGTATGGGGTCATTCCCTTTGAAAGTTTTACCTTAATGAAAGTATTTCAGTTGGAAATGGGTCTCACTCGCCATCCTGAAGAAAAGCCAGTTAGAAAAGACAAGCGAGATGAATTGGTAGAAGTTATTGAAGCTGGCTTGGAGGTCATTAATAATCCTGATGAAGATGATGAACAGGACGATGAGGAGGGTCCCCTTGGAGAGAAACTGATATTTAATGAAAATGACTTCGTAGAAG GTTATTATCGTACCGAGAGAGATAAGGGCACACAGTATGAACTCTTTTTTAAGAAAGCAGACCTTATGGAATATAGACATGTGACCCTCTTCCGCCCTTTTGGACCTCTCATGAAAGTGAAGAGCGAGATGATTGACATTACCAGATcgattattaatataattgtgcCACTTGCTGAAAGAACTGAAGCGTTTGCACAGTTTATGCAGAACTTCAG GGATGTTTGTATTCATCAGGACAAGAGGATTCATCTCACAGTGGTGTATTTTGGTAAAGAAGGACTGTCTAAAGTCAAGTCTATCCTAGAATCTGTCACAAG ATTGGCTTCCTCCAATGGTGAGGGATATGACTGTTGGCGGCTCTGGGCTCACATCTTCTCAGCTTTGCCATCAGAGAGGAAAGAGCTTTCTCCCAGCTCCAGTTGA